In a single window of the Candidatus Tisiphia endosymbiont of Nemotelus nigrinus genome:
- a CDS encoding HIT domain-containing protein, producing the protein MYDKNNVFAKIIGKELPAEIIYEDENLIAFNDINPVAPVHVIVIPKKEYVDYSDFVLKASGDEVRDYFTKLSHIASLVGLEQDGYRLITNKGKRSGQSVYHFHFHIIGGRTISKLV; encoded by the coding sequence ATGTATGACAAGAATAACGTTTTCGCGAAAATTATTGGCAAAGAACTGCCAGCAGAAATAATATATGAAGATGAGAATTTAATAGCATTTAATGATATAAATCCTGTAGCTCCGGTACATGTAATAGTTATACCGAAAAAGGAGTATGTTGATTATAGTGATTTTGTCCTTAAAGCTTCTGGAGATGAAGTTAGAGATTATTTTACTAAATTATCTCATATTGCGTCTCTAGTGGGTTTAGAGCAAGATGGTTATCGTTTAATTACCAATAAAGGCAAGAGATCAGGACAAAGTGTGTATCATTTTCACTTCCACATTATTGGTGGAAGAACTATTTCTAAGTTGGTATAG
- a CDS encoding ABC-F family ATP-binding cassette domain-containing protein, with amino-acid sequence MIITTNLAMSYGAKILFTDVNVHIRNGNRYGLVGANGAGKSTLFKVLIKEEEASIGEVNIVKKARIGCLKQDQFLYENTSIINTVIAGRSELWQALQEKEKILENDQCDEESGYRLGELEQIIADNDGYISEIFAIELLLGLGIQEKYHYQPLSVLSGGYKLRVLLAQSLFNNPDILLLDEPTNHLDIVSIYWLENYLKQKFKGALVFISHDLAFLNNISTHILDIDYGTIKTYTGNYDVFVRDKQLIADQKLKDLTNIEKKIATMQVFVDKFRASASRAKQSASREKQIEKMELPDIQKSSRISPYFNFKQKRPSGKLVLQVKGVSKNYENKKILNNVSFTVTRGEKIVIIGPNGIGKSTLLKILLGKISSDLGSYEWGYETRISYFAQDHHELLNENINIIDWLSNQIPTENDNTLRSILGQLLFRKDEVNKNILNLSGGEGARLLLAKIILEEGNILVLDEPTNHLDIESKHMLKNALINYPGTLILVTHDRDFASSIATRIIALSHQTITDFKGKYQEYLAKYSNDYLDSNWVLANKGTK; translated from the coding sequence ATGATTATTACAACTAATTTAGCCATGAGTTATGGTGCAAAAATATTGTTTACTGACGTAAATGTTCATATCAGAAATGGTAATAGATACGGACTTGTCGGAGCAAATGGTGCTGGTAAGTCTACTCTTTTTAAAGTTCTAATTAAAGAAGAGGAAGCAAGTATTGGTGAAGTAAACATAGTTAAGAAGGCTCGTATTGGTTGCTTGAAACAAGATCAGTTTCTTTATGAAAATACCTCAATTATTAATACTGTTATTGCTGGTAGAAGTGAATTATGGCAAGCTCTGCAAGAAAAGGAAAAAATCCTAGAGAATGATCAATGTGATGAGGAAAGCGGTTATCGATTAGGTGAGTTGGAACAAATTATCGCTGATAATGATGGATATATCTCGGAAATTTTTGCCATTGAGTTACTACTAGGTTTAGGGATACAAGAAAAGTACCATTACCAACCATTGTCCGTTTTATCCGGCGGATACAAACTTAGAGTATTACTAGCACAAAGTTTATTCAACAATCCTGATATATTACTACTCGATGAGCCAACCAACCATCTTGATATAGTTTCAATTTATTGGTTAGAAAATTATCTAAAACAAAAATTCAAAGGGGCTTTGGTATTTATTTCACACGATCTGGCTTTTCTTAATAACATTTCTACACATATTCTTGATATAGATTATGGTACCATCAAAACTTATACTGGTAATTATGATGTTTTTGTTCGTGACAAACAGTTAATTGCTGATCAAAAACTTAAAGATCTTACTAATATAGAAAAGAAAATTGCTACTATGCAGGTTTTTGTTGATAAATTCCGGGCTTCAGCTAGTAGAGCTAAGCAGAGCGCATCAAGGGAAAAGCAAATAGAGAAAATGGAACTACCTGATATACAAAAAAGTTCACGTATTAGTCCATATTTTAATTTTAAGCAAAAAAGACCGTCTGGAAAATTAGTGTTACAAGTTAAGGGAGTTTCTAAAAATTATGAAAATAAAAAAATATTAAATAATGTGAGTTTTACCGTAACACGAGGGGAGAAAATTGTTATTATTGGTCCAAATGGTATTGGTAAATCCACTCTACTAAAAATTCTTCTTGGTAAAATATCCTCAGATTTGGGAAGTTATGAATGGGGATATGAAACTCGAATTTCTTATTTTGCTCAGGATCATCATGAATTACTAAATGAAAATATCAACATTATTGATTGGTTATCCAACCAAATACCTACTGAAAATGATAATACGCTGCGTAGTATATTGGGTCAATTATTGTTTCGTAAAGATGAAGTAAATAAGAATATTTTAAATTTGAGTGGTGGAGAGGGAGCTCGTTTATTGTTAGCTAAAATTATCTTGGAAGAAGGTAATATATTGGTATTAGATGAACCAACTAATCACTTAGATATTGAATCTAAACATATGCTAAAAAATGCACTAATTAACTATCCAGGTACTTTAATATTAGTAACTCATGATAGAGATTTTGCTAGCAGTATAGCTACAAGGATTATTGCCCTATCTCACCAAACTATTACTGACTTTAAAGGTAAGTATCAGGAATATTTGGCTAAATATAGCAATGATTATTTGGATAGTAATTGGGTATTGGCAAATAAGGGGACAAAGTAG
- the dusB gene encoding tRNA dihydrouridine synthase DusB, translating to MIRIGNIQLPHSVILAPMSGVTDLPFRKLVRKFGAGLVVSEMVASRAMIIETMQSLQRCAIIQDDATGSCVQIAGCEPDIIAKSAKTIEDMGAKIVDLNFGCPAKKVVDGYSGSALMRNEKLAAKILETTVKAVKIPVTLKMRTGWDEQTKNAPNLAKIAYDAGIQMITIHGRTRCQFYSGQADWEFIRQVKDAVKIPVIANGDITSLSKAKECLQKSGADGIMVGRGVYGRPWFISQIAHYLETGEELPSPSMAEQLEVIISHYDAMLEYYGNDTGVQLARKHIGWYSSGLANSAEFRGAINMMLDPVKVKEKITEFYEKYF from the coding sequence ATGATAAGAATAGGCAATATTCAACTACCTCATTCGGTGATATTAGCTCCAATGTCTGGGGTCACTGACCTACCATTTAGAAAATTAGTACGAAAATTTGGTGCAGGTTTGGTAGTCTCTGAAATGGTAGCAAGTAGGGCAATGATTATTGAAACAATGCAATCTTTGCAAAGATGTGCTATCATTCAAGACGACGCTACTGGTTCATGTGTACAGATTGCTGGATGTGAACCTGATATAATAGCAAAATCAGCTAAAACGATTGAGGATATGGGAGCCAAGATTGTTGATTTAAACTTTGGTTGCCCAGCTAAAAAAGTAGTAGATGGCTATTCTGGTTCAGCTTTAATGCGAAATGAGAAATTAGCGGCAAAAATTTTAGAGACTACGGTCAAAGCGGTAAAAATCCCAGTAACTTTAAAAATGCGTACTGGCTGGGATGAACAAACTAAAAATGCACCAAATTTGGCAAAAATAGCCTATGATGCTGGTATCCAAATGATCACCATCCATGGTAGAACAAGATGCCAGTTTTATTCTGGTCAAGCAGATTGGGAGTTTATAAGACAGGTTAAAGATGCGGTAAAGATTCCAGTCATTGCGAATGGAGATATTACTTCCTTGTCTAAAGCTAAGGAATGCTTACAAAAATCAGGAGCTGATGGCATAATGGTTGGTCGGGGAGTATATGGTAGACCATGGTTTATTTCTCAAATAGCCCATTATCTTGAAACAGGAGAAGAACTCCCCTCCCCTTCCATGGCAGAACAGCTAGAGGTGATAATAAGTCATTATGATGCCATGCTAGAATATTATGGAAACGATACCGGCGTTCAACTAGCCCGAAAACATATAGGTTGGTATAGTAGTGGTTTAGCAAATTCAGCGGAATTCAGAGGTGCGATTAATATGATGCTTGATCCTGTTAAGGTTAAAGAAAAGATCACTGAATTTTATGAGAAATATTTTTAA
- a CDS encoding 23S rRNA (pseudouridine(1915)-N(3))-methyltransferase RlmH — protein sequence MRQIQIISVGKLNNYYQPIAKDYQKLIKYNIKSTEICYSKKLPAEQIKQFEGKLINEFLEEKSCKIVLNIIGQSYNSHEFTKLIANNLQSGKNIQFIIGGVFGLDKSIVEQANINLSLSKMTMPHQMAKIILLEQIYRTQTIIENHPYHK from the coding sequence ATGAGACAAATACAAATAATTTCCGTTGGTAAACTTAATAATTATTATCAGCCAATTGCCAAAGATTATCAAAAATTGATAAAATATAATATAAAATCTACAGAGATTTGTTATTCAAAAAAATTACCAGCTGAACAAATTAAACAATTTGAAGGCAAATTAATTAATGAATTTTTAGAAGAAAAATCCTGTAAAATAGTGCTAAATATTATTGGTCAGAGTTATAATAGCCATGAATTTACAAAATTAATAGCAAATAATTTGCAATCAGGCAAAAATATACAATTTATTATTGGAGGTGTCTTCGGTTTAGATAAGTCTATTGTTGAACAAGCAAATATCAATCTTAGCCTTTCAAAAATGACTATGCCCCATCAAATGGCAAAAATAATATTATTAGAACAAATATATCGGACTCAAACCATAATAGAAAACCATCCATATCATAAATAG
- a CDS encoding MFS transporter — protein sequence MSEAVQENTRISPNRQTNLTKEQREALGLLSIGTFLEYFDLMLYVHMAAFLNELFFEPTDPHTTSLMMAFAFCATFVFRPIGALIFGWLGDNIGRKSTVIITTFIMAASCLMMANLPTYAQIGVTATWIVTICRAAQGISSMGEVIGADLYLTETIKPPAQYVSVALIGAFGVLGEIGALGIASLVTSHGFNWRLAFWFGAAIALVGSVARTTLRETPEFADAKRRIKKVFEKTNTDTAGLKDHPVWQEKVDKKTIIAFFLLQCASPVCFYFIYIYCGNILKTSFGYNTAEVIQHNLIICIMEFLTILIYCYLSYKVYPLFTLKIILTICSIFIIFCPYLLNHINVPYQLFLMQLVMVLLEVCLGTALPICYKSFPVFKRFTCVSIIFAISKALMFVITSFGFVYFTDHFGHWGLWVIMIPVIIGFAYGLFYFDKLAKELGGYPLAHRNLPGVSPF from the coding sequence ATGAGTGAAGCTGTTCAAGAAAATACTAGGATCAGCCCTAATCGTCAGACTAATCTCACTAAAGAACAAAGGGAGGCTTTAGGCTTACTATCAATAGGAACATTCCTAGAATATTTTGACTTAATGCTATATGTCCATATGGCGGCTTTTCTTAATGAGTTATTTTTTGAACCAACTGATCCTCACACAACCTCATTAATGATGGCATTTGCTTTTTGTGCTACCTTTGTTTTCCGACCTATTGGGGCATTAATATTCGGTTGGTTGGGCGATAATATAGGTCGTAAATCAACAGTGATTATCACAACTTTTATTATGGCTGCCTCATGTCTTATGATGGCTAATTTGCCTACTTATGCCCAAATAGGGGTTACCGCTACTTGGATAGTAACCATCTGCCGTGCTGCTCAAGGTATATCTTCTATGGGAGAGGTGATAGGGGCAGATCTTTATTTAACGGAAACAATTAAGCCACCAGCCCAATATGTAAGTGTGGCATTGATAGGGGCTTTTGGCGTCCTAGGAGAAATAGGAGCTTTAGGAATTGCCTCACTTGTCACTTCACATGGATTTAATTGGCGTTTAGCATTTTGGTTTGGTGCAGCAATTGCATTGGTTGGGTCTGTAGCTAGAACAACCTTGCGGGAAACCCCAGAATTTGCTGATGCCAAACGTCGAATAAAAAAAGTTTTTGAAAAAACTAATACCGATACAGCTGGCTTAAAAGATCACCCCGTATGGCAAGAAAAAGTTGATAAAAAAACAATAATAGCTTTCTTTTTATTACAATGTGCTTCACCAGTATGTTTTTACTTTATTTATATATATTGTGGTAATATTTTAAAAACTAGCTTTGGGTATAACACTGCCGAGGTTATTCAACATAATCTTATTATTTGTATAATGGAGTTCTTAACCATATTAATTTATTGTTATTTAAGTTACAAAGTATACCCATTATTTACCTTGAAAATTATACTTACAATATGTTCCATTTTCATCATATTTTGTCCATATTTATTGAATCACATTAATGTTCCGTATCAGTTATTTTTGATGCAATTAGTTATGGTTTTATTGGAGGTATGTTTAGGTACAGCTCTTCCAATTTGTTATAAAAGCTTTCCGGTGTTTAAACGTTTTACCTGTGTTAGCATTATATTTGCTATATCTAAGGCTTTGATGTTTGTCATCACCTCTTTTGGTTTTGTCTATTTTACTGATCATTTTGGTCATTGGGGATTATGGGTTATTATGATTCCTGTAATTATCGGTTTTGCCTATGGGTTATTTTATTTTGACAAATTGGCAAAAGAGCTTGGCGGTTATCCTCTTGCCCACAGAAATTTGCCAGGTGTTTCGCCTTTTTAA
- a CDS encoding hemolysin family protein, with product MLGCVKKEDLSYINSNKAMLTNPSKFDILKAWLSRMLFKEKPEDNFYYTIKKLKSNSKKMALEEKKIFMNLLKFGHKTVEDVMIPRSDIKAVKLTTSVEELSQMLNSKIPHTRTLVYDETLDNIVGFIHIKDLFKLLVTKQNLPLKRIIRKPIISAPSMKLIDLLAKMRRDRVQISIVVDEYGGTDGIVTIEDIMEEIVGRIDDEHDKKSDNDNFKIIDNNTILSNARVKVEELELALGVKLKTENDEFDTIGGLVLAKVGNVPSVGTKIDIEEQVELEVTEAEPRSLKQVKLRLKNGTLLPNYTL from the coding sequence ATGCTAGGTTGCGTGAAAAAAGAAGACCTTTCCTATATTAACTCTAACAAGGCTATGCTTACAAATCCTTCAAAATTTGACATTCTTAAAGCTTGGCTATCTCGTATGCTTTTTAAAGAGAAGCCAGAGGATAATTTTTATTATACTATTAAAAAGCTAAAATCTAACAGTAAGAAAATGGCGTTAGAAGAAAAAAAGATTTTTATGAATCTTTTGAAATTTGGTCATAAAACTGTAGAAGATGTAATGATCCCTAGATCTGACATTAAGGCAGTAAAATTAACTACTAGCGTAGAGGAGTTAAGCCAAATGCTTAATAGCAAAATACCTCATACTAGAACGTTAGTTTATGATGAAACGTTGGATAATATAGTTGGTTTTATTCATATAAAAGATTTGTTTAAACTCCTTGTTACTAAGCAGAATTTGCCGTTAAAAAGGATAATTCGTAAACCTATCATTTCTGCTCCTTCAATGAAATTGATAGATTTATTAGCGAAAATGCGAAGAGATCGTGTGCAAATTTCTATAGTTGTTGACGAATATGGTGGAACTGATGGTATTGTAACCATTGAAGATATTATGGAAGAGATAGTTGGTAGGATAGATGATGAGCATGATAAAAAATCAGATAATGATAATTTCAAAATTATCGATAATAATACCATTTTATCAAATGCTCGGGTGAAGGTTGAGGAACTTGAATTAGCTCTTGGTGTGAAATTAAAAACAGAAAATGATGAATTCGATACAATTGGTGGGCTAGTCTTAGCAAAGGTAGGTAATGTGCCTTCGGTTGGTACTAAAATTGATATTGAGGAACAGGTTGAACTTGAGGTGACCGAGGCAGAACCAAGATCACTTAAGCAGGTTAAATTGAGATTAAAAAATGGTACATTATTACCTAATTATACTTTATGA
- the asd gene encoding aspartate-semialdehyde dehydrogenase, with the protein MTKKYNIAVIGATGNVGRETLETLSERNFPINNIHAIASSESNGKEVSFGDGTIKISDIDSVDFSKIDIAFFSAGSEISKKYVPKVAEQGCIVIDKSSFFRLDPNVPLIVPEANLASLKDYTIKNIIANPNCCTTPIATALKPLDNAVKIKRMVISTYQSASGAGKRGMEELYEQTKAKYVFKDVEPKVFPQQIAFNLFPHIGDFNKDGSTSEESKIALELEKIIGSHAKASITCVRVPVFVGHAISVNVEFSGAIDAEEVKEILKESDSIEVNCHSDEIYYVTPKDVVGTDIVYVSRIRQDYSQKNTINLWITVDNLRKGAALNAVHIAEELIKGYLPNK; encoded by the coding sequence ATGACAAAAAAATATAATATCGCAGTGATTGGTGCAACAGGTAATGTCGGACGAGAAACTTTAGAGACTTTGTCTGAGAGAAATTTTCCAATTAATAATATCCACGCTATAGCTTCTAGTGAGTCTAATGGTAAGGAGGTTAGCTTTGGAGATGGTACTATAAAAATATCTGACATAGATAGTGTAGATTTTAGTAAAATCGATATTGCTTTTTTCTCAGCTGGTTCAGAAATATCAAAGAAATATGTACCCAAGGTTGCAGAACAAGGTTGTATAGTTATTGATAAGTCGTCATTCTTCAGGCTTGATCCTAATGTTCCTTTGATAGTTCCAGAAGCTAATCTAGCCAGCCTAAAAGATTATACTATTAAAAATATTATAGCTAATCCAAATTGTTGTACTACTCCTATAGCTACTGCGTTAAAGCCTTTGGATAATGCCGTGAAGATTAAGAGAATGGTTATCTCAACCTATCAGTCAGCTTCAGGGGCAGGCAAAAGAGGAATGGAAGAGCTTTATGAACAAACCAAGGCAAAATATGTTTTTAAGGACGTCGAGCCTAAAGTTTTTCCGCAACAAATAGCTTTTAATTTATTCCCACATATAGGTGATTTTAATAAAGATGGTTCTACTAGTGAAGAATCTAAGATTGCTTTGGAATTAGAAAAAATTATAGGATCGCATGCTAAAGCTAGTATAACTTGTGTCAGAGTGCCGGTGTTTGTTGGGCATGCTATTTCAGTTAATGTTGAATTTAGTGGGGCAATAGATGCTGAAGAAGTAAAAGAAATTCTTAAAGAATCAGATTCTATAGAGGTTAATTGTCATTCGGATGAAATATACTATGTTACTCCTAAGGATGTAGTAGGCACGGATATTGTTTATGTCTCGCGAATTAGACAGGATTATAGTCAGAAAAACACCATTAATTTATGGATTACAGTTGATAATTTACGTAAAGGAGCAGCTTTAAATGCTGTACATATTGCTGAAGAATTGATCAAGGGATATTTGCCGAATAAGTAA
- the xseA gene encoding exodeoxyribonuclease VII large subunit — protein MLEDSVITNPINQEFSVTEISSKIKELLENNFGYIRVKGEISGLKIATSGHGYFNLKENAAVLACTCWRPVLAKIQFTPIDGMEVVAIGKLSGYAGNSRYQLSVEALEPAGLGAIMQILKELQARLEKEGIFDKAKKPLPFLPNKIGVVTSMTGAVIKDIIHRINDRCPSHILIWPVTVQGGNAASEIAEAIEGFNKLEQNIKPDVIIVARGGGSIEDLWAFNEEIVVRSVFSSDIPIISAVGHEVDNTLIDLVADKRAPTPTAAAEFAVPVLSNLNYTISSYYEALLNRTNRLVKYQQQAVDSNTNISKSLTTYIDYNQQLLDELSFRLTDSLPNLLRFKVAKLESLNIEILNPLKIFDYKSLELEHQFNYTLKSISTKLKNYEHQLNLNNLLLTSLDYKTVLKRGFTVIKSADGEFVTSKVMANRKQEFNIKFFDGDILVHTVK, from the coding sequence ATGTTAGAAGATAGTGTTATTACTAATCCAATAAATCAAGAATTCTCCGTCACTGAAATTTCCAGCAAGATTAAGGAATTGCTCGAAAATAACTTTGGTTATATTAGAGTAAAGGGAGAAATTTCAGGTCTTAAGATAGCAACTTCTGGTCATGGTTATTTTAATCTGAAAGAAAATGCAGCTGTTCTAGCTTGCACTTGTTGGCGTCCCGTACTTGCCAAAATTCAATTTACACCAATTGATGGTATGGAAGTGGTAGCTATTGGCAAACTCTCTGGATATGCAGGAAATTCACGATATCAGCTATCGGTAGAAGCCCTGGAGCCTGCTGGTCTTGGAGCTATTATGCAAATTCTCAAGGAGTTGCAGGCAAGATTAGAAAAAGAAGGTATATTTGATAAAGCAAAAAAACCATTACCTTTTTTGCCTAATAAGATTGGTGTAGTTACCTCAATGACTGGAGCTGTAATTAAGGACATTATACACCGTATTAATGATCGTTGTCCCTCTCATATACTAATATGGCCAGTTACTGTTCAAGGCGGGAATGCTGCAAGTGAAATTGCTGAGGCAATTGAAGGATTTAATAAATTAGAACAAAATATAAAACCTGATGTTATAATTGTTGCAAGAGGTGGTGGCTCTATAGAGGATTTATGGGCTTTCAATGAAGAGATAGTAGTACGTAGTGTATTTAGTTCAGATATTCCTATTATTTCAGCAGTTGGGCATGAAGTAGATAATACTTTAATTGATTTAGTAGCTGACAAACGAGCCCCTACTCCCACCGCCGCAGCTGAATTTGCCGTACCTGTACTCTCTAATCTCAATTATACAATAAGTTCATATTATGAAGCATTACTTAATCGTACTAATCGGCTAGTAAAATATCAACAGCAAGCTGTTGACTCCAATACTAATATTTCCAAGAGTCTAACTACTTATATAGATTATAATCAACAACTTCTTGATGAACTCAGTTTTAGATTAACAGATTCTTTACCGAATTTACTGAGATTTAAAGTGGCAAAGCTTGAATCACTAAATATAGAAATATTAAATCCTTTGAAGATATTTGACTATAAGTCTTTGGAATTAGAGCATCAATTTAATTATACACTAAAATCTATTAGCACTAAGTTAAAAAATTATGAGCATCAATTAAATTTAAATAATCTACTACTTACCAGTTTAGACTACAAAACCGTACTAAAACGTGGCTTTACGGTAATTAAATCAGCAGATGGGGAATTCGTAACATCAAAAGTTATGGCAAATAGAAAACAGGAATTTAATATTAAATTTTTTGATGGTGATATATTAGTGCACACTGTAAAATAG
- a CDS encoding LD-carboxypeptidase — translation MLLSAFSSSDFNKNNAEFISLLKDTKITIVAPASGGSNELLSNLRNIASLKLNIPNDCFAGKSLFHSTDDKTRLLCLEKALTDQSNNVIWTLRGGYGSAKLIPELQRLNKPIKEKFFIGFSDMTALHIFLSQEWGWKPIHGNGIIEILNPTKDRQNFIKIAKIISGKETQAKIKGLSALNLAAKSSKIVTGNLTGGNLTIVQTSIGTSWQIKTADKILFLEDVSIKPYQLDRALHHLKQAGLLDRINAIIFGTCGSDNEDIIAALTDFAATLKIPVFKTNRFGHERVNDPIIYNTNTKIILTDKNQFELIMQCH, via the coding sequence ATGTTATTGTCAGCCTTTTCTAGTTCAGATTTCAACAAGAATAATGCAGAATTTATTAGTTTATTGAAAGATACAAAAATTACTATTGTTGCTCCTGCCTCAGGAGGAAGCAATGAATTATTATCTAATTTGAGAAATATTGCTTCATTAAAACTAAATATTCCAAATGATTGTTTTGCAGGAAAAAGTTTATTCCATTCTACTGATGACAAAACAAGATTATTATGCTTGGAAAAAGCACTAACCGATCAATCAAATAACGTAATATGGACTCTTCGAGGGGGCTATGGTTCAGCAAAATTGATTCCTGAGTTACAACGCTTAAATAAACCGATAAAAGAAAAGTTCTTTATCGGATTTAGTGATATGACAGCCTTACATATTTTCTTGTCGCAAGAATGGGGGTGGAAGCCAATACATGGCAATGGTATCATTGAAATACTTAATCCAACTAAAGATCGTCAAAATTTCATAAAAATAGCCAAAATAATTTCTGGTAAAGAAACTCAAGCTAAAATTAAAGGATTATCAGCCCTCAACCTTGCGGCAAAATCTAGTAAAATCGTTACAGGCAATCTTACAGGCGGGAATCTAACCATTGTACAAACATCCATAGGTACATCATGGCAGATAAAAACAGCTGATAAGATACTTTTTTTAGAAGATGTTTCTATAAAACCGTACCAGCTAGACCGTGCTTTACATCATTTAAAACAAGCTGGGCTGTTAGATCGAATAAATGCTATAATATTTGGAACTTGTGGAAGTGATAATGAAGATATCATTGCTGCTCTCACTGATTTTGCTGCTACCTTAAAAATTCCAGTATTTAAGACTAACAGATTTGGGCACGAACGAGTTAATGATCCAATTATTTACAATACTAATACAAAAATTATTCTCACGGATAAGAATCAGTTTGAATTAATAATGCAATGCCATTAA
- a CDS encoding S16 family serine protease gives MTGELTLKGMVLPISGLKEKLSAAARENITTVIFPEANIKISC, from the coding sequence ATGACTGGAGAGCTAACCTTAAAAGGCATGGTTTTGCCGATAAGTGGTTTAAAAGAGAAACTATCAGCAGCAGCTAGAGAGAATATTACCACGGTAATATTCCCCGAAGCTAATATAAAAATATCTTGCTAA
- the ybeY gene encoding rRNA maturation RNase YbeY yields MKIDVEIIRTYQDWKNHKFINKPLVKKVVCAILNKYKNFKGVARFEVAILLTDNNEMLNLNSQFCGKGKATNVLSFPDIELDFRQLLEFTPNLDYMYLGDIAFGYEIIHNEAISQNKSFRDHFVHLLVHSILHLLGFDHQNDEEAIIMENLEVEILKDFAIVSPY; encoded by the coding sequence ATGAAAATCGATGTAGAAATTATTCGAACCTATCAAGATTGGAAAAATCATAAATTTATCAATAAACCATTAGTGAAGAAGGTTGTGTGTGCTATACTAAATAAATATAAGAATTTTAAAGGAGTAGCAAGGTTTGAGGTAGCGATATTACTGACTGATAATAATGAAATGTTAAATTTGAATAGCCAATTTTGTGGCAAGGGGAAAGCTACAAATGTGCTATCATTTCCTGATATAGAATTAGATTTTCGGCAGTTACTTGAATTTACTCCTAACTTAGATTATATGTATTTAGGGGACATAGCTTTTGGTTATGAAATAATTCATAATGAAGCTATAAGTCAAAATAAAAGCTTTAGAGATCATTTTGTGCATCTCTTGGTACATAGTATTTTACATTTACTTGGTTTCGATCACCAAAATGACGAGGAAGCAATTATTATGGAGAATTTAGAAGTAGAAATATTAAAGGATTTTGCTATTGTTTCTCCATATTAA